The Benincasa hispida cultivar B227 chromosome 9, ASM972705v1, whole genome shotgun sequence genome has a segment encoding these proteins:
- the LOC120086265 gene encoding peptidyl-prolyl cis-trans isomerase CYP57 isoform X2: protein MSTVYVLEPPTRGKVVLNTTCGPLDIELWPKEAPKAVRNFVQLCLEGYYDNTIFHRIIKDFIVQGGDPTGSGTGGESIYGGVFPDEFHSRLRFKHRGLVACANAGSPHSNGSQFFITLSRCDDLDKKHTIFGKVTGDSIYNLTSLGEFETDKDDRPVDPPKIKSIEVLWNPFDDIVPRAPAKPVATSTVDSENKDSKKKAVKKLNLLSFGEEAEEDEKELAAVKKKIKSSHDVLDDPRLLKAEIPSSELDSKRTREMQLSVRETLASKKQESRRDSDADNSNLPQYSDSDDDEANFDARMRQQILRKRTELGDAPSHHKSKNGTSDSKSNEGSTRGPSAENTKREQPKIEKLSLKKKGIGSEARAERMANADSDLQLLGDAERGRQLQKLKKRRLQGREDEVLAKLENFKKGFSGKPEPSNAEYGGGNDDLSDWKSVRLKFTPEPGKDRMSRSDDPNDYVVHDPLLEKGKEKFNKMQAKQKRREREWAGKSLT from the exons ATGTCGACAGTTTACGTATTAGAGCCACCGACGAGGGGGAAGGTCGTGTTGAATACCACTTGTGGACCGCTCGATATCGAGCTCTGGCCTAAGGAGGCTCCCAAAGCCGTCAGAAATTTCGTTCAGCTCTGTCTTGAAGGCTACTACGACAACACCATCTTTCACCGGATTATCAAGGACTTCATTGTTCAGGGCGGCGATCCTACCGGTAGCGGCACAG GTGGTGAAAGTATATATGGGGGTGTTTTCCCGGATGAGTTTCACTCACGGCTTAGATTCAAGCACAGGGGCTTAGTAGCATGTGCAAATGCTGGGTCGCCTCATTCTAATGGAAGTCAGTTTTTTATAACCTTGAGTCGATGTGATGACCTTGACAAGAAGCACACAATTTTTGGAAAG GTCACTGGAGATTCTATATATAACCTAACAAGTTTGGGTGAGTTCGAAACTGACAAGGATGACCGTCCTGTGGATCCACCCAAGATAAAATCAATTGAG gtaTTATGGAATCCATTTGACGATATTGTTCCAAGAGCACCTGCTAAGCCTGTGGCCACATCCACCGTGGATTCTGAAAACAAGGACAGTAAGAAGAAAGCAGTGAA AAAACTAAATTTACTATCGTTTGGAGAAGAAGCTGAAGAAGATGAGAAAGAACTGGCagctgtgaagaagaaaattaagagCAGTCATGATGTGTTGGATGATCCACGTCTGCTAAAGGCAGAGATTCCAAGCAGTGAATTG GACAGTAAAAGAACGAGGGAGATGCAGCTATCTGTTAGAGAAACTTTAGCATCAAAGAAACAAGAGTCTCGTAGAGATTCAGATGCTGATAATTCTAATCTCCCTCAATACAGTGATAGTGATGATGATGAAGCTAATTTCGATGCCCGAATGCGTCAACagatattgagaaaaagaacaGAGTTGGGAGATGCACCATCCCACCACAAGTCTAAAAATG GGACTTCCGACTCAAAGAGCAATGAAGGATCTACTCGAGg GCCCAGTGCTGAGAATACTAAACGTGAGCAACCAAAGATTGAGAAGTTATCCTTAAAGAAAAAAGGAATTGGATCTGAAGCGAGAGCGGAGCGAATGGCTAATGCTGACTCAGACTTGCAGTTATTGGGTGATGCTGAAAGAGGAAGACAGCtgcaaaaattgaagaagagaagaCTTCAAGGACGTGAAGATGAG gTTTTGGCAAAACTTGAGAATTTTAAGAAAGGCTTTTCTGGAAAACCAGAACCTTCAAATGCTGAATATGGGGGTGGCAATGATGATTTGTCAGATTGGAAATCTGTTAGGTTAAAGTTCACACCAGAGCCTGGCAAG GACCGCATGTCACGTAGTGATGATCCAAATGACTACGTTGTACACGACCCTCTTCTCGAGAAGGGGAAAGAGAAATTTAACAAAATGCAAGCCAAACAAAAACGACGTGAACGGGAATGGGCTGGCAAATCCCTTACTTGA
- the LOC120086265 gene encoding peptidyl-prolyl cis-trans isomerase CYP57 isoform X1: MSTVYVLEPPTRGKVVLNTTCGPLDIELWPKEAPKAVRNFVQLCLEGYYDNTIFHRIIKDFIVQGGDPTGSGTGGESIYGGVFPDEFHSRLRFKHRGLVACANAGSPHSNGSQFFITLSRCDDLDKKHTIFGKVTGDSIYNLTSLGEFETDKDDRPVDPPKIKSIEVLWNPFDDIVPRAPAKPVATSTVDSENKDSKKKAVKKLNLLSFGEEAEEDEKELAAVKKKIKSSHDVLDDPRLLKAEIPSSELDSKRTREMQLSVRETLASKKQESRRDSDADNSNLPQYSDSDDDEANFDARMRQQILRKRTELGDAPSHHKSKNGTSDSKSNEGSTRGRPSAENTKREQPKIEKLSLKKKGIGSEARAERMANADSDLQLLGDAERGRQLQKLKKRRLQGREDEVLAKLENFKKGFSGKPEPSNAEYGGGNDDLSDWKSVRLKFTPEPGKDRMSRSDDPNDYVVHDPLLEKGKEKFNKMQAKQKRREREWAGKSLT; the protein is encoded by the exons ATGTCGACAGTTTACGTATTAGAGCCACCGACGAGGGGGAAGGTCGTGTTGAATACCACTTGTGGACCGCTCGATATCGAGCTCTGGCCTAAGGAGGCTCCCAAAGCCGTCAGAAATTTCGTTCAGCTCTGTCTTGAAGGCTACTACGACAACACCATCTTTCACCGGATTATCAAGGACTTCATTGTTCAGGGCGGCGATCCTACCGGTAGCGGCACAG GTGGTGAAAGTATATATGGGGGTGTTTTCCCGGATGAGTTTCACTCACGGCTTAGATTCAAGCACAGGGGCTTAGTAGCATGTGCAAATGCTGGGTCGCCTCATTCTAATGGAAGTCAGTTTTTTATAACCTTGAGTCGATGTGATGACCTTGACAAGAAGCACACAATTTTTGGAAAG GTCACTGGAGATTCTATATATAACCTAACAAGTTTGGGTGAGTTCGAAACTGACAAGGATGACCGTCCTGTGGATCCACCCAAGATAAAATCAATTGAG gtaTTATGGAATCCATTTGACGATATTGTTCCAAGAGCACCTGCTAAGCCTGTGGCCACATCCACCGTGGATTCTGAAAACAAGGACAGTAAGAAGAAAGCAGTGAA AAAACTAAATTTACTATCGTTTGGAGAAGAAGCTGAAGAAGATGAGAAAGAACTGGCagctgtgaagaagaaaattaagagCAGTCATGATGTGTTGGATGATCCACGTCTGCTAAAGGCAGAGATTCCAAGCAGTGAATTG GACAGTAAAAGAACGAGGGAGATGCAGCTATCTGTTAGAGAAACTTTAGCATCAAAGAAACAAGAGTCTCGTAGAGATTCAGATGCTGATAATTCTAATCTCCCTCAATACAGTGATAGTGATGATGATGAAGCTAATTTCGATGCCCGAATGCGTCAACagatattgagaaaaagaacaGAGTTGGGAGATGCACCATCCCACCACAAGTCTAAAAATG GGACTTCCGACTCAAAGAGCAATGAAGGATCTACTCGAGg CAGGCCCAGTGCTGAGAATACTAAACGTGAGCAACCAAAGATTGAGAAGTTATCCTTAAAGAAAAAAGGAATTGGATCTGAAGCGAGAGCGGAGCGAATGGCTAATGCTGACTCAGACTTGCAGTTATTGGGTGATGCTGAAAGAGGAAGACAGCtgcaaaaattgaagaagagaagaCTTCAAGGACGTGAAGATGAG gTTTTGGCAAAACTTGAGAATTTTAAGAAAGGCTTTTCTGGAAAACCAGAACCTTCAAATGCTGAATATGGGGGTGGCAATGATGATTTGTCAGATTGGAAATCTGTTAGGTTAAAGTTCACACCAGAGCCTGGCAAG GACCGCATGTCACGTAGTGATGATCCAAATGACTACGTTGTACACGACCCTCTTCTCGAGAAGGGGAAAGAGAAATTTAACAAAATGCAAGCCAAACAAAAACGACGTGAACGGGAATGGGCTGGCAAATCCCTTACTTGA